The DNA window CTTCGGCGATGGTGTCGCAGCGCATGATGCCGCCGAAGATGTTCACCAGGATGGCTTTGACATGCGGGTTGTGCAGCATGATCTTGAACGCGGCGGTGACTTTCTCGGCCGTGGCGCCGCCGCCGACGTCGAGGAAGTTGGCCGGCTCGCCGCCGAACAGCTTGATGGTGTCCATGGTGGCCATGGCCAGGCCGGCGCCGTTGACCAGGCAGGCGATGTTGCCGTCGAGCTGGATGTAGGACAACTCGTGCTTGGAGGCTTCGATCTCTGCGGGGTCTTCTTCGTCGAGGTCGCGCAGGGCTTGCAGCTCGGGGTGGCGGAACAGGGCGTTGTCGTCGATGTTGAACTTGGCGTCCAGGGCCTTGACGCTGCCGTCGCCTTGCACGATGAGGGGGTTGATCTCGGCCAGCGAGGCGTCGTTGTCCCAGAAGGCGCGGTACAGCCCTTGCAGGGCGGCGGCGCCTTGGGCCCGGCTGGCTTCGGGCAGGCCGATCTTGGCGCACAGGGCCAGCGCGTCGGCGTCTTGCAGGCCGGTGAGCGGATCGACCCACACCTTGTGGATCTTCTCGGGGCTGTGGGCGGCGACGTCTTCGACGTCCATGCCGCCCTCGCTGGAGGCCATCACCACCACGCATTGCGCCGCGCGGTCGATCACCAGCC is part of the Thiomonas sp. X19 genome and encodes:
- the sucC gene encoding ADP-forming succinate--CoA ligase subunit beta; this translates as MKIHEYQGKQILRECGVSVPRGAPAYTVDEAVHAAQQLGGPVWVVKAQIHAGGRGKGGGVKLARSVEEVRTLAGQMLGMQLITHQTGPAGQTVRRLLIEEGADIRQEYYAGLVIDRAAQCVVVMASSEGGMDVEDVAAHSPEKIHKVWVDPLTGLQDADALALCAKIGLPEASRAQGAAALQGLYRAFWDNDASLAEINPLIVQGDGSVKALDAKFNIDDNALFRHPELQALRDLDEEDPAEIEASKHELSYIQLDGNIACLVNGAGLAMATMDTIKLFGGEPANFLDVGGGATAEKVTAAFKIMLHNPHVKAILVNIFGGIMRCDTIAEGLIAASQAVALKVPLVVRMKGTNEDIGKQMLAESGLPIISAETLAEAAQKVVAAAA